AGACAAGATGGCATCAAGATGCTTGCATCTCAAGCCGATGAGAAATGGCAGAGCCAAAAATTACTTCTTGAGCAAGAGCAActgttgaagttgcagACTGAGTTGGACAGATTGCACCAGGAAGAATCTAAACAATCCAAGAATGTGACTACGGACTCGGCCCCAAATCAATCAATCAATTCACCCAATGATCCTTGGGCTCAGGCAAACCAGGCCCATGAACAAGACTACAATCCCATCCAGTCAGCCAAGATTCCTATCCGAAGAAATAAGTAGTTGGGTGGCTGTCTCTTTTTTGGGTCGTTTTTGTTCACTTCAGTCATTCCTTGTACATACCTTCTAAATATTACTCAATTTGGACATCACTATCTCAACAAGCTGGTCGCTGTATTTTTCTAGTAGTTGACTGTCCGATGTCTCTTCTACCAAATGCAATACACTAACAAGTTCTTGCCGAATCTGAATCTTAATTTTTGCATCTAGCTGGTTATTCAAAAGTGAACTTCTGATCAGTCTGATATTAGTGTGTATGCTGCTaatggcttcttcttcgctGAATCTTGTGATTGTCCTTCGGTCCTTTCCTGGTGTGACGGCATACTGCTTGGTTGGGGAGCCGTTTCCCTTACTTGTAGGAGACATTGATCTGGACCTCAAAATTGGAGATTCTGCTAATCCACTAGCTCTTTTGGCCTCGATTCTCTTCAATGTAGCATTGGTAAGCCTTGAGGTAGGTGAACTTTCTGGAGATTCAAGTATGATTTGGGCATGTGGAGGTGTAAGCGAAGGAATCGAAGCCTTACGACTTGGATGTTGCTTGGGTGTTTGAGTTTCATCTTCCTTTTTTCTAGTAGGTGAAGAGGGAAGAATCTTCCTGATGACTTTGGACAACATTGGCAACCCTGCTTCAGATCTGGCATTAGGAGAGCTTGTGGCTGATTTAAGCCCTTctccttgttgatgattatTGGGATACTCAAGTTCCCAGTTGAATAGGCACCCATCTGCACTAATGGATATAAGTTTATTGTCCGTGATGCTTAAACTCAAGACGGTCTCCAGATGCCCATAATTTGATGTCAATGCTTTTCCCGTGAAGTAGTTGAATGTTCTCAAACATTTATTTGACGTAGAAGCAAATATGATATTGTTGTGAACAATGAAGTTTTCCAATAAAATCGAATCATTGGTCTTTTCATTATACACCTTCAACGACCTTGTTTGTTCTAATGTATCAATATTATATATCAGTAGATTTTTATCATTGGTAGAAACGATTAATTCATTGGCAAACCTCTCCATACTGATGGGGGTAGCTCTTAACGAGAGCACTTTTTCAGCCTTTATTTCTGGACCTattttgtggatggaaATTGTTCTATCACTGGAACACACATAAATCTTTCCCTTGCGATATATGACCCGAAGCAAATTCCCTGTGTGAGTGGGAAGTGTTTGCTGGAGATCCCAGCCGTCTTCGAATTTTGTGAAAACTTGAATCATCCTATCTCTTGATATGCTTACAAGATAGGTTCTCTCTTCACAAGTAAACATAATAATGTCGTTTATTGTGGACTCATGGGCCTTTACCTGATAGACTGATTCATAGTTTGAAGCTTGTTTCTCATTTATATACAAATGGCCAAACTTATCACCGACTGCTAGATAAGACTCATATTTCTCTGCAGCCGTTAATGTGTTCTGCAAAAGCTCTGGAGAAggaagttcaactctttgaacaTTTCTTATTTCACCATCACCTATAGTTGTAGTATTAATGTCACCtgacttggtgaaaatcATGTACTCACTGGCGTACTTTTTGATGCCACCAATATTTTTACTTAGAGTTCCTATTAAAGACACCAGTTCAAAAGTGTCTTTATTCATTAGTTCTATTACTCCATTTTCAGAAACATGGAGTAAATAGTTTGTATTGTAATTGAAAATTCTGGAGATGTCACTGGTATGAAGATCGTATCTTGAAGGACTCAAAGGAGGAAGTAattggttttgttgaagcGGAACAGAAATTGTTTCACTCGGTCGTAGGTCTCCCCTGGTTATTGAATTAATTCGGAACCCATTCgaattgaaccaaattTTGTTGCTGTCCTTCTCAGATGTTAAAGTATTGAAACTGAATGGAGGTGACTTTAAAGGAATTAGCTTGTACTCATCggccaaattcaacaaaaccaaagtGTTCAGGCCCGCTACTATCAACACCTGGCATTCATCCAAAATAGTTGCTGATAGAAAGTTATGATTTATGAAGGGGCCTAGAATCACGTTCTTTCCTTTTAGAATAGTAGGCTTCTGGTCGACCCTAATTGGAGattcttctccattgaagttccagACTTTAATGAACCGAGTTCCAACCGTTATTATATGGGCTCCTGGCCAGAGCAAATCGTTCACCACTGAAGAACATCGATTGGTGGCCAATAATACTATGGAGTTCAAATTAATCTTCCATACATTCAAGACTCCATCATTTACAACCCCCAAAGAACATAGATATCTCGAGTTTTCGGAAAACTTCAAGCTGGAAACACCAAATGTATGGTGTTGAATCAATGCAATTGGGCTGTTTATCAGATCGGgtgccaaagaaaatatCAAAATCCGGGGCTGGTAGCCAGTTTCTCCAATCGCCAAAAGTCTCCCATTACGAGATAAAGCCATACAACTGATAGATCTGACTCGGTCCTTTAGTTTTGTTGCTGAAATGGTATCCATTTCCTCCGAGATACTGCCAGCTGAGCTGTTGTTGCCATTAAATATAATAGGATCAGGTTCCAAGCTAAAACCAAATGAGTCTTTTAGATGAGACGAGTCGggttctctttctctttcaGAAATCATATTTAGATAAGCATTTGCTGAGCTGCTAGCTTCACTGTCGTTATCGGTAGAACTGGCCGCAAAAAATCGTTGGTTCTGAATACGATTATCTTGGGTGATCTGGCACACAACCACACCACCACTAGCCACGTATGCCAATCTATTGTCCTCAACACAAATGTGGCTGGGTGATCTGATAGAGTTCCCTGTGATGGCTCTGAGGGTCAATTGGGCTTTTCCAGCCAATGCCTGTGCACTGACATCTATCATAAAACTGAGCTGattgtttgtgtttgctTTACAAAATGCGGGTGTGGCAGAGATGAGATAAATACACTTTGGAGATGGAAGAGATATCTATTTCAATTGAGGAAACCAATAAGCTTCGTGAGCTGATCGGGTTGCCTCCTATTCCTGTATCTGTAAAGGTTGATACCAGGGAACTcccaaagaagaagctggcCAAAAAGGATGTATTATCGATAGAAGAAacaaacaagttgagagaatCTCTCGGCTTGAAGCCCATTGAAATAGTTTGTACCAAACCCACACAGAGCCAACCGAATGGCACATCCATAGCTAAGAACTCCACACATGATAACGGCGTCAAAGAGCGGATTGAATCCGCCAAAAATAGAGCTGAACATCGTAAGAAACTTCACGGTAGAGTGATACTAGATGACTACGCAGAAGAATCAACCGACTCGTGGTTACACCGCTTGCACACTAAGTCTAATAAGCCAGATGTTCCTAAAGTAGTGAAGACAATCAAAGCTTCCAACGAACAATACGAAATGCAGATAGCCCATTCTACTGATGATTTAATGAACATGAAAGACAATGATGTTTTGACCTTGAAAGATAGTGACTTGATGGATGAAACCGACACTTTGGGAAATGATCAGATTCTAGCTGCAGCTGCCTCCCGATTAGCAACTGAAAAGGGGTTCAAGGACGAAAATTATAACGTGAATGAAACTGTAACTTTGAAAGGTGGTAAGGTGGTACAGACGACTTCCACATCCTCTCTCGAATCTGAGCCTACTCCAAACCATAAGAGAAAGATTGGCATGTCTCTTtttgatgacgaagataAAGAGTCGGTTCCCAAAGCGAAAAAGACTACGATGAAGAGactcaagaagaaatcagacAAACACAAACGGGTAAGGATCGCTGATGAGCAAAAGACGGATCTAAAGACAGTTCACCTAGAGCCTATTGAAAACGAGTTAGAACATGACATACAAGAATCGCTTCTGATTCAGCGACGGTTCAAGCAACAGAAACGTCGAAATATGACGCCTGAAGATATTGCCAAGGAGATCAGGCAGATGGCGAGAGTTGAGCAGGATGACGAGATGGAgaagatggtgatgacGGGCACGAGTGTGGAGGACGTGGTGTTCGATGCTACCGctgatttcttgaataatCTAGTTGTGAAGAACGACAAGGATGACGTGAAGGAGCAGAAGGAGCAGAAGGAGCAGAAAGAGCAGAAAGAGCAGAAAGAGCAGAAAGAGCAGAAAGAGCAGAAAGAGCAGAACAAAGACAAGGTAGAGCAAGGTGTCATGTCTCATGAAGGTTCTGAGAAGCCTTCTGAACAACTCCAAACAGAACAGTCCTCTCCTTCTACCCCCTTACAACCTCTAGGCTCCATTGCACAAACTCTTCAGTACCTTCGTTCTCAAGATATCATAGGTAAACCCGCCAGCTCCCAACTCCACCCCCAGCAAAAACAAGCACTCAAACAATTGGAACTaaccaaattgaaaacaGCCATTGAACAACGTAAACTACAGGAACTGCTTGAATCCGATCCCCAATACGCAAAGCTCCCTGCGGAAGAACAAAAGGTCATTTTCGAACAGCGGCTCGACGAAACTCTACTGGAGAAATTTCTCCAAAACACCTCCCCTGGCGGCTACGCTCCTCGAGTCGAAATTACCTATACGGATGATTCTGGACAGAAGCTTAATACTAAGCAAGCATTCAAGTATTTATCCAATAAGTTCCACGGCACTAAATCCAAGTCGAACCTCCACTCTAAGCTGAGGATCAACAGCCACCGGAAGAATTATAACCCTCAGTAATGTGTCAAACATGCCAAAATATCTTCTAGCCTATAAAAGCATTGTAATATACATTTTCCGGTGTCGGCTTGACAGGTGCGAAGAAATGTCAAATTGTTTTAGAGAAATCTGGGCGGTCCTGTACATCAGTCGCCAATTGTGAGGACTCTCAAACTCTATCATTAGTGATCGTACTATTGAAAAAATTACACAACC
The window above is part of the Yamadazyma tenuis chromosome 4, complete sequence genome. Proteins encoded here:
- a CDS encoding uncharacterized protein (EggNog:ENOG503NUPX; COG:S), yielding MIDVSAQALAGKAQLTLRAITGNSIRSPSHICVEDNRLAYVASGGVVVCQITQDNRIQNQRFFAASSTDNDSEASSSANAYLNMISEREREPDSSHLKDSFGFSLEPDPIIFNGNNSSAGSISEEMDTISATKLKDRVRSISCMALSRNGRLLAIGETGYQPRILIFSLAPDSINSPIALIQHHTFGVSSLKFSENSRYLCSLGVVNDGVLNVWKINLNSIVLLATNRCSSVVNDLLWPGAHIITVGTRFIKVWNFNGEESPIRVDQKPTILKGKNVILGPFINHNFLSATILDECQVLIVAGSNTLVLLNLADEYKLIPLKSPPFSFNTLTSEKDSNKIWFNSNGFRINSITRGDLRPSETISVPLQQNQLLPPLSPSRYDLHTSDISRIFNYNTNYLLHVSENGVIELMNKDTFESVSLIGTLSKNIGGIKKYASEYMIFTKSGDINTTTIGDGEIRNVQRVELPSPELLQNTLTAAEKYESYLAVGDKFGHLYINEKQASNYESVYQVKAHESTINDIIMFTCEERTYLGKIYVCSSDRTISIHKIGPEIKAEKVLSLRATPISMERFANELIVSTNDKNLSIYNIDTLEQTRSLKVYNEKTNDSILLENFIVHNNIIFASTSNKCLRTFNYFTGKALTSNYGHSETVLSLSITDNKLISISADGCLFNWELEYPNNHQQGEGLKSATSSPNARSEAGLPMLSKVIRKILPSSPTRKKEDETQTPKQHPSRKASIPSLTPPHAQIILESPESSPTSRLTNATLKRIEAKRASGLAESPILRSRSMSPTSKGNGSPTKQYAVTPGKDRRTITRFSEEEAISSIHTNIRSIRSSLLNNQLDAKIKIQIRQELVSVLHLVEETSDSQLLEKYSDQLVEIVMSKLSNI
- a CDS encoding uncharacterized protein (BUSCO:EOG0926534P); its protein translation is MEEISISIEETNKLRESIGLPPIPVSVKVDTRELPKKKSAKKDVLSIEETNKLRESLGLKPIEIVCTKPTQSQPNGTSIAKNSTHDNGVKERIESAKNRAEHRKKLHGRVILDDYAEESTDSWLHRLHTKSNKPDVPKVVKTIKASNEQYEMQIAHSTDDLMNMKDNDVLTLKDSDLMDETDTLGNDQILAAAASRLATEKGFKDENYNVNETVTLKGGKVVQTTSTSSLESEPTPNHKRKIGMSLFDDEDKESVPKAKKTTMKRLKKKSDKHKRVRIADEQKTDLKTVHLEPIENELEHDIQESLSIQRRFKQQKRRNMTPEDIAKEIRQMARVEQDDEMEKMVMTGTSVEDVVFDATADFLNNLVVKNDKDDVKEQKEQKEQKEQKEQKEQKEQKEQKEQNKDKVEQGVMSHEGSEKPSEQLQTEQSSPSTPLQPLGSIAQTLQYLRSQDIIGKPASSQLHPQQKQALKQLELTKLKTAIEQRKLQESLESDPQYAKLPAEEQKVIFEQRLDETLSEKFLQNTSPGGYAPRVEITYTDDSGQKLNTKQAFKYLSNKFHGTKSKSNLHSKSRINSHRKNYNPQ